The Synechococcus sp. MVIR-18-1 region CCTGCAATCGCTCTAGCCCTGTTGATGACGAGTCTGTCGTTTCTTTTCAACGACGTCATCGTGCCGCGAACAAATCGTTCTGCGGAGTTCACATTACAACGTGCTCTAGGTAAAGCGATTGCTGCCGAAAAAGGAGACAATATTGTTTATTCTCGTTTTGGTCGAGTTTCTGGCCCCGATGGTGATATGGGTAAGGGTTTAACTCAATTATTCTATGCACGTGAGTTCAGGGATGGAACGATGAGTGGCGTGACTGTTTTAGATTTTTCTAGATTCGGTTTCACCCAGATGCTTGTTTCAGAAAAGGCAAACTGGAATGAGCCGCAGGCTAAGTGGGAATTTAAGGATGGCAAAATACTTACGCTCACTCCCTCAGGCAGTACAACATCAGCTGATTTCGATCGATACCTTTATCCACTGAGTCCTGCGCCTCTAAGGATCGCAAGATTGCCAAAAGATGCCAACAATATGACTGTATCTGAAGCCATAGAGGCAGAGCAACTTTTATCTGATGCTGGTGACCGTAAAGAAGCTCGCAGGCTCAGAGTTCGGATTCAAGAAAAATTCACCGTCCCGATGGCCTGCTTGGTTTTTGGTTTGATCGGGTCGAGTCTTGGTGCAAAGCCCAACAGCAGAACGAGTCGCAGTCAGGGTTTTGGTATCAGTGTGGTGCTTATTTTTGTTTACTACGTGTTGAGTTTTAGCTTCAGTTCACTTGGTGTCAAAGGGACATTGGTTCCCCTTCTGGCTGCTTGGGGACCTGTCTTGATTTCTCTTGCAGGTGGTGGAGTGTTGTTGCGACAGGCCAGCCGGTAAGCAAACACGTCAGAATTAGGTTATTAAGCGTTGATGGTGTTCATGGAGATGGCTGGGATGGATCCGGTTCTTGGGCTGGGATTGTTTGCTTTCGCCCTTTTGCTGTTGGCCTTACCGCTCGCCTTCTGGAAAGTGAGCTCAGAGAAGACGTCAGGCCTTGTAACGCTGTTGATCGCAACAGCCAACCTCGCCTTGACCGCTCAACTCGTTTTCCGTTGGTGGCAGTCGGGGCATTTCCCGATTAGCAACCTCTATGAATCGCTTTGCTTCCTTGCGTGGGCATGCACGCTTACTCAGCTGTTGGTGGAGAGATCTTGGCCAACACCGATCGTTGCTGCGTCAGCGACTCCAATGGGCCTGGGATGTATTGCTTTTGCCAGCTTTGCGCTTCCTGATCAGTTACAAGAGGCTTCTCCGCTCGTTCCAGCGCTGCGATCGAGCTGGCTTGTGATGCACGTGAGCGTGATCATGGTGAGTTACGCCGCCCTTTTGGTGGGCTCTCTGTTGTCAGTCGCTGTTTTGGTGACGGATCGTGGTCATGCCTTGGAACTGCGCAGCAGCTCGATTGGAAGTGGAGGATATCGGCGTGCTGCCCTTGCAACTCCCCTTGGCAGCGTGGGTGAGCCTGACGTTCAGTTGTCTTCTGTGCAGTTCACGCGTAATGAGCTGTTGGACAGCCTTAGCTATCGCACCATTACGGTTGGATTCCTGCTTCTTACCGTTGGGATCATTAGCGGCGCGGTGTGGGCCAACGAGGCCTGGGGCAGCTACTGGAGCTGGGATCCCAAGGAAACCTGGGCCCTGATTTGTTGGTTGGTCTATGCGGCGTACTTGCATACGCGTTTAAGTAGAGGTTGGCAGGGCAGGCGTCCTGCCCTAGTGGCGAGCGCAGGTTTGGTTGTGATTGGGGTTTGTTATATCGGCGTTAATCTTCTTGGTATTGGTCTCCATAGCTATGGATGGTTCTTTGGATAACCAGGTTTTTCGTTGGCTATTTAGTTGCTATCTCTAAAAAGAGTATTTGGCAAACGTCAAGAACGGCGATAATAGCAAGTTTTCTTTCTGTCTTTTAATCATCTAACCATTGAATAGAGACAGACTCTCCCATACGTGTGTGATCTCTGAGTACCTCATTGCAAAGTGTGGCAGGATTGAGAGGAATGATGGTGAGAGTGGATAGATCTCAGAGATTCTGGAGACACCCTCACCACCTGTAGTGATTGTGATTCCCTATTGAGGGGAATCTACGAACTCAGCATCGATCACATCGTCATCTCTTGAGGAGGTGGTAGATGGTTCCTCTTCTCCTGAATAAACAGCAGCTCCCATCTCTATCAATGCTGTCTGAACACCCTCCACTCGTTCCTTGATCCTCTGGGTGTCATCAGAGGCAACGGCCTCTTTCAGTTCAGTGAGAACTAGTTCCACCTTGGTTTTGGCCTCAGGAGAGACCTTTTCACCTAGTTCTTCTACCTGCTTTTCAGCTTGGTAGATCAAGGATTCCGCTTGGTTTTTGGTGTCGATCGCTTCCCGCTTTTGCTGATCGGAATTAGCATTTGCTTCGGCGTCTTTCACCATCCGATCCACTTCGCTTTCACTCAAAGTGGATGCACCGGTGATGGTGATCGATTGTTCCTTGCCTGAGCCTTTGTCCTTTGCAGTAACGCTCAGGATTCCATTGGCATCAATGTCAAAGGCCACTTCCACCTGAGGGACGCCACGAGGGGCGGAAGGGATTCCATCTAAGCGGAAGGTTCCAAGGCTCTTGTTATCGGACACCATTTGCCTTTCACCTTGGAGAACATGAATCTCCACTGTGGTTTGGCCATCCATGGCAGTGGAATAGATCTCAGTTTTGTTGGTTGGAATGGTGGTGTTCCGAGGAACCATCACATTCACAACACTGCCCATCGTTTCCACTCCTAGAGAAAGGGGAATGACATCCAAGAGGAGGATGTCTTTCACATCACCTGAAAGAACACCACCCTGAACAGCCGCTCCAATCGCCACTACCTCATCAGGATTCACAGTCTGGTTAGGTTCTTTCCCAGTCGCTGACTTCACCAGTTCAAGCACTGATGGAATGCGTGAACTACCACCCACCATCACCACTTCATTGAGGTCACTGGGTGAGAGTTTTGCGTCTTTGAGGGCCTGTTGAACTGGCTTCTTACACCGATCAATCAGATCAGAGGACATCTCCTCAAACTTGCCTCTGGTCACCGTCATTGTGAGGTGCTTAGGACCATCAGCGGTAGCTGTGATGAAGGGCAAGTTCACTTCACTCTGAGTTGAGGAGGAGAGTTCGATCTTTGCTTTTTCAGCGGCTTCAGTGAGGCGTTGTAGTGCCTGACTGTCGTTTCTCAGATCAATCCCCTCCGCAC contains the following coding sequences:
- a CDS encoding LptF/LptG family permease, with product MINDLWIAAQRQLRRLIHRVPLIDRWLLGELIGPLLFALTAFTVVSLSVGVMFDLVRKIVESNLPWTIAVQVLLLKLPSFMVISFPMATLMASLLAYSRLSANSELTALRSVGVTASRMVAPAIALALLMTSLSFLFNDVIVPRTNRSAEFTLQRALGKAIAAEKGDNIVYSRFGRVSGPDGDMGKGLTQLFYAREFRDGTMSGVTVLDFSRFGFTQMLVSEKANWNEPQAKWEFKDGKILTLTPSGSTTSADFDRYLYPLSPAPLRIARLPKDANNMTVSEAIEAEQLLSDAGDRKEARRLRVRIQEKFTVPMACLVFGLIGSSLGAKPNSRTSRSQGFGISVVLIFVYYVLSFSFSSLGVKGTLVPLLAAWGPVLISLAGGGVLLRQASR
- the ccsB gene encoding c-type cytochrome biogenesis protein CcsB — its product is MEMAGMDPVLGLGLFAFALLLLALPLAFWKVSSEKTSGLVTLLIATANLALTAQLVFRWWQSGHFPISNLYESLCFLAWACTLTQLLVERSWPTPIVAASATPMGLGCIAFASFALPDQLQEASPLVPALRSSWLVMHVSVIMVSYAALLVGSLLSVAVLVTDRGHALELRSSSIGSGGYRRAALATPLGSVGEPDVQLSSVQFTRNELLDSLSYRTITVGFLLLTVGIISGAVWANEAWGSYWSWDPKETWALICWLVYAAYLHTRLSRGWQGRRPALVASAGLVVIGVCYIGVNLLGIGLHSYGWFFG
- the dnaK gene encoding molecular chaperone DnaK, which encodes MTKVVGIDLGTTNSCVSVMEGGNPTVIANAEGFRTTPSVVAYTKGKDQLVGQIAKRQAVMNPENTFGSIKRFIGRRTDEVTDETKDVPYTVESVGTKVKIKSPLMEKSFSPEEISASVLRKLADDASKYLGETVTQAVVTVPAYFNDSQRQATKDAGKIAGLEVLRIINEPTAAALAYGLDKKNSEKILVFDLGGGTFDVSILEVGEGVFEVISTCGDAHLGGDNFDKVLVDHMAETFRSAEGIDLRNDSQALQRLTEAAEKAKIELSSSTQSEVNLPFITATADGPKHLTMTVTRGKFEEMSSDLIDRCKKPVQQALKDAKLSPSDLNEVVMVGGSSRIPSVLELVKSATGKEPNQTVNPDEVVAIGAAVQGGVLSGDVKDILLLDVIPLSLGVETMGSVVNVMVPRNTTIPTNKTEIYSTAMDGQTTVEIHVLQGERQMVSDNKSLGTFRLDGIPSAPRGVPQVEVAFDIDANGILSVTAKDKGSGKEQSITITGASTLSESEVDRMVKDAEANANSDQQKREAIDTKNQAESLIYQAEKQVEELGEKVSPEAKTKVELVLTELKEAVASDDTQRIKERVEGVQTALIEMGAAVYSGEEEPSTTSSRDDDVIDAEFVDSPQ